Proteins found in one Oryza glaberrima chromosome 4, OglaRS2, whole genome shotgun sequence genomic segment:
- the LOC127771504 gene encoding transcription factor ILI1 encodes MSSSRRSRSRRAGSSVPSSSSSSRTSISEDQITELLSKLQALLPESQARNGAHRGSAARVLQETCSYIRSLHQEVDNLSETLAQLLASPDVTSDQAAVIRSLLM; translated from the exons ATGTCGAGCAGCCGGAGGTCGCGCTCACGGCGAGCCGGGAGCTcggtgccgtcgtcgtcgtcgtcgtcgaggacgtCGATCTCGGAGGACCAGATCACCGAGCTTCTCTCCAAGCTTCAGGCCCTGCTCCCGGAGTCTCAGGCTCGCAATGGCGCCCATAGG GGCTCGGCGGCGAGGGTTTTGCAGGAGACGTGCAGCTACATCAGGAGCCTGCACCAGGAGGTGGACAACCTCAGCGAGACGCTCGCTCAGCTGCTCGCCTCCCCCGACGTCACCAGCGACCAGGCGGCCGTCATCAGGAGCCTCCTCATGTGA
- the LOC127770531 gene encoding ABC transporter B family member 19-like — protein MAESAAAAAAAAGDGKVEKAANGGVNGCDAAGEGKKRADQAVAFHELFTFADKWDLVLMAAGSLGALAHGAAMPLFFLLFGDLINGFGKNQTDLRTMTDEVSKYALYFVYLGLVVCASSYAEIACWMYTGERQVIALRKAYLDAVLRQDVGFFDTDARTGDIVFGVSTDTLLVQDAIGEKVGNFIHYIATFLAGLVVGFVAAWRLALLSVAVIPAIAFAGGLYAYTLTGLTSKSRESYANAGVVAEQAIAQVRTVYSFVGESKALNSYSEAIQNTLKLGYKAGMAKGLGIGCTYGIACMSWALVFWYAGVFIRNGQTDGGKAFTAIFSAIVGGMSLGQAFSNLGAFSKGKIAGYKLLEVIRQKPSIVHDHKDGKLLAEVHGNIEFKDVTFSYPSRPDVMIFRDFSLFFPAAKTVAVVGGSGSGKSTVVALIERFYDPNEGQVLLDNVDIKTLQLRWLRDQIGLVNQEPALFATTIHENILYGKPDATMAEVEAAATASNAHSFISTLPNGYNTMVGERGIQLSGGQKQRIAIVRAMLKNPKILLLDEATSALDAGSENIVQEALDRLMTGRTTVVVAHRLSTIRNVNMIAVIQQGQVVETGTHDELLAKGSSGAYASLIRFQEMAQNRDLGGASTRRSRSMHLTSSLSTKSLSLRSGSLRNLSYQYSTGADGRIEMISNADNDRKYPAPRGYFFKLLKLNAPEWPYAVLGAVGSVLSGFIGPTFAIVMGEMLDVFYYRDPNEMEKKTKLYVFIYIGTGLYAVVAYLVQHYFFSIMGENLTTRVRRMMLSAILRNEVGWFDEEENNSSLVAARLAVDAADVKSAIAERISVILQNMTSLMTSFIVGFIIEWRVALLILATFPLLVLANFAQQLSMKGFAGDTAKAHAKSSMVAGEGVSNIRTVAAFNAQNKILSLFSYELRIPEQQILRRSQTSGLLFGLSQLCLYSSEALILWYGSHLVRSHGSTFSKVIKVFVVLVVTANSVAETVSLAPEIVRGGESIRSIFGILNRATRIEPDDPESERVTNVRGDIELRHVDFAYPARPDIQIFKDFNLKIQAGRSQALVGASGSGKSTVIALIERFYDPTGGKVTIDGKDIRRLNLKALRLKIGLVQQEPVLFAASILENIAYGKDGATEEEVIQAAKTANVHGFVSQLPNGYKTAVGERGVQLSGGQKQRIAIARAVLKDPAILLLDEATSALDAESECVLQEALERLMKGRTTVLVAHRLSTIRGVDRIAVVQDGRIVEHGSHSDLVSRPEGAYSRLLQLQHHA, from the exons AtggcggagtcggcggcggcggcggcggcggcggcgggggacgggaaggtggagaaggcggcgaacggcggcgtgAACGGGTGCGatgcggcgggggaggggaagaagagggcggACCAGGCGGTGGCGTTCCACGAGCTGTTCACGTTCGCCGACAAGTGGGACCTGGTGCTCATGGCGGCGGGGAGCCTTGGCGCGCTCGCCCACGGCGCCGCCATGccgctcttcttcctcctgttcGGTGACCTCATCAACGGCTTCGGCAAGAACCAGACCGACCTCCGCACCATGACCGACGAGGTCTCCAAG TATGCCCTCTACTTCGTCTACCTCGGACTGGTGGTGTGCGCCTCCTCATACGCAG AGATCGCGTGCTGGATGTACACCGGGGAGCGGCAGGTGATCGCGCTGAGGAAGGCGTACTTGGACGCCGTGCTGCGCCAGGACGTGGGGTTCTTCGACACGGACGCGCGCACGGGGGACATCGTGTTCGGGGTCTCCACCGACACGCTGCTCGTGCAGGACGCCATCGGCGAGAAGGTCGGCAACTTCATCCACTACATCGCCACCTTCCTCGCCGGGCTGGTGGTCGGGTTCGTCGCGGCGTGGCGGCTCGCGCTGCTCAGCGTGGCCGTCATCCCGGCCATCGCCTTCGCCGGCGGCCTGTACGCCTACACGCTCACCGGGCTTACCTCCAAGAGCCGGGAGTCCTATGCCAATGCCGGCGTCGTGGCAGAGCAG GCAATTGCTCAAGTTAGAACAGTTTACTCATTTGTTGGAGAGAGCAAAGCACTCAATTCCTACTCTGAAGCAATTCAGAATACCCTGAAGCTTGGGTACAAAGCTGGGATGGCAAAAGGTTTGGGTATTGGGTGTACATATGGTATAGCATGCATGTCATGGGCATTGGTATTCTGGTACGCTGGTGTCTTCATCAGGAATGGGCAGACTGACGGTGGCAAAGCCTTTACAGCTATCTTCTCTGCTATTGTTGGTGGCAT GAGTCTTGGCCAGGCATTCTCAAATCTTGGAGCCTTCAGCAAAGGGAAGATTGCTGGTTACAAACTGTTGGAGGTCATTCGCCAGAAACCCTCTATAGTTCATGATCATAAGGATGGGAAGTTGCTGGCAGAGGTCCATGGAAACATAGAATTCAAAGATGTTACTTTTAGTTATCCGTCAAGGCCTGATGTCATGATCTTTCGGGATTTCTCCCTTTTCTTCCCTGCTGCGAAAACTGTTGCGGTTGTTGGAGGAAGTGGGTCAGGCAAGAGTACTGTTGTGGCTTTGATAGAAAGGTTTTATGATCCTAATGAAG GCCAGGTTTTGCTTGACAATGTTGATATTAAGACACTTCAGTTGAGGTGGCTGAGAGATCAGATTGGTCTTGTAAACCAAGAACCTGCTCTTTTTGCAACAACTATACATGAGAACATATTGTATGGAAAGCCTGATGCTACAATGGCTGAAGTCGAGGCTGCAGCAACTGCATCCAATGCTCATAGTTTTATATCTACTCTTCCGAATGGCTACAACACGATG GTAGGGGAACGAGGAATACAGCTGTCTGGTGGTCAGAAACAGCGTATTGCAATAGTTCGTGCTATGCTGAAGAACCCTAAGATACTGCTCCTTGATGAAGCTACAAGTGCTCTAGATGCAGGCTCAGAAAACATTGTCCAAGAAGCTCTAGACCGGCTGATGACTGGAAGAACAACGGTAGTTGTTGCCCACCGTCTCTCCACTATAAGAAATGTTAACATGATCGCAGTCATCCAGCAGGGCCAAGTTGTTGAGACTGGCACACATGATGAACTTCTAGCAAAAGGGAGCTCTGGAGCGTATGCCTCCCTGATTCGTTTTCAAGAAATGGCACAAAACAGAGACCTTGGTGGTGCATCTACCCGCAGGTCACGCTCGATGCACCTGACCAGTTCACTTTCCACAAAATCTCTCAGCCTCAGGTCTGGAAGTTTAAGGAACCTGAGCTATCAGTACAGTACTGGGGCAGATGGCCGCATTGAGATGATTTCAAATGCAGATAATGACCGTAAATACCCAGCACCACGAGGTTACTTCTTCAAGCTCCTGAAATTGAATGCTCCTGAATGGCCTTATGCAGTGTTGGGCGCTGTTGGTTCTGTCCTCTCTGGATTCATTGGTCCAACATTCGCCATTGTTATGGGAGAAATGCTTGATGTGTTCTACTACAGGGACCCCAatgaaatggaaaagaaaacaaaattgtaTGTGTTCATCTATATTGGCACTGGCCTATATGCTGTTGTAGCTTATCTCGTGCAGCATTACTTCTTCAGCATCATGGGAGAAAATCTTACAACCAGGGTTAGGAGGATGATGCTTTCCG CAATACTTAGGAATGAAGTTGGTTGGTTCGATGAAGAAGAGAACAACTCAAGTCTTGTGGCTGCTCGTCTAGCAGTTGATGCAGCTGATGTGAAGTCTGCAATAGCTGAGAGGATATCAGTGATTCTGCAGAACATGACCTCCCTTATGACATCGTTCATCGTTGGTTTTATTATCGAGTGGAGAGTAGCACTGCTTATCCTGGCCACCTTCCCTCTTCTTGTGCTTGCTAACTTTGCCCAG CAACTTTCGATGAAGGGCTTCGCTGGTGACACAGCAAAGGCGCATGCCAAGAGCAGCATGGTTGCCGGTGAAGGAGTGAGCAACATCCGCACAGTGGCAGCATTCAATGCTCAGAACAAGATCCTTTCTCTGTTCAGTTATGAATTGCGCATACCTGAACAGCAGATCCTCCGCCGCAGCCAGACATCAGGCCTTCTGTTTGGCCTCTCACAGCTCTGCCTGTACTCATCAGAAGCACTCATTCTGTGGTATGGTTCTCATCTGGTCCGGTCTCATGGATCCACCTTCTCCAAGGTCATCAAGGTCTTTGTTGTCCTTGTTGTGACTGCCAACTCCGTTGCCGAGACAGTCAGCCTTGCCCCAGAGATCGTCCGTGGAGGTGAATCCATCCGCTCCATCTTTGGCATCCTCAACAGGGCGACAAGAATCGAGCCTGATGATCCAGAGTCAGAGCGTGTCACCAATGTCCGTGGGGACATTGAGCTTCGGCATGTCGACTTCGCCTACCCGGCTCGCCCTGACATCCAAATCTTCAAGGACTTCAACCTAAAAATCCAAGCTGGGCGCAGTCAAGCTCTGGTGGGAGCCAGTGGGTCTGGTAAGAGCACTGTGATTGCTCTCATTGAGCGGTTCTATGATCCGACCGGGGGCAAGGTCACCATTGACGGCAAGGACATCAGGAGGCTGAACTTGAAGGCCTTGCGGCTGAAGATAGGCCTAGTGCAGCAGGAGCCTGTTCTTTTCGCAGCCAGCATTCTTGAGAACATTGCCTATGGCAAGGACGGTGcaacggaggaggaggtgatccAGGCGGCAAAAACAGCAAATGTGCACGGCTTCGTCAGTCAGCTACCCAACGGCTACAagacggcggtcggcgagcgaggCGTGCAGTTGTCCGGTGGCCAGAAGCAGCGGATCGCCATTGCCAGGGCGGTGCTCAAGGACCCGGCCATCCTGCTGCTGGACGAGGCGACGAGCGCGCTGGACGCCGAGTCGGAGTGCGTGCTGCAGGAGGCGCTGGAGCGGCTGATGAAGGGGCGGACCACCGTGCTGGTGGCGCACCGCCTGTCGACGATCCGAGGCGTGGACCGCATCGCCGTCGTGCAGGATGGCCGGATCGTCGAGCACGGCAGCCACTCTGATCTCGTGTCCAGGCCGGAGGGGGCGTACTCGCGGTTGCTGCAGCTGCAACACCATGCCTGA
- the LOC127769702 gene encoding microtubule-associated protein RP/EB family member 1A, whose amino-acid sequence MAAAAAAATIGMMDSAYFVGRGEILSWINATLQLSLAKVEEAASGAVQCQLMDMVHPGVVPMHKVNFDAKTEYDMIQNYKILQDVFNKLRLSKNIEVNKLVKGRPLDNLEFLQWLKRYCDSVNGGIMNENYNPVERRSKGCKERSLKGSNKSSKSLQANRLSSANSADGGPCVGKVNVISEEHYIEQIQQLSEKIAGLKISMDSAEKERDFYFSKLRDIEILCQRPELEHLPMTKAVQKILYAADARDSPLPEANEIITRSPSMFPDEA is encoded by the exons atggcggcggcggcggcggcggcgaccatagGGATGATGGACAGCGCGTACTTCGTCGGGAGGGGGGAGATCCTCAGCTGGATCAATGCCACCCTCCAGCTCTCCCTCGCCAAGGTCGAGGAG GCGGCGTCAGGGGCGGTGCAGTGCCAGTTGATGGATATGGTTCACCCTGGGGTGGTGCCAATGCACAAG GTGAATTTTGATGCTAAGACCGAGTATGACATGATCCAGAACTACAAGATTCTTCAAGATGTGTTCAACAAGCTGCGGTTGAGCAAG AATATTGAGGTCAACAAGCTTGTCAAGGGACGTCCATTGGATAACCTGGAGTTTCTGCAATGGTTGAAAAGATATTGTGATTCTGTAAATGGTGGAATCATGAATGA AAACTACAATCCTGTAGAGAGGAGGTCTAAGGGTTGCAAAGAACGCAGTCTCAAAGGTTCCAACAAGTCGTCCAAATCACTACAAGCTAATAGATTGTCTAGTGCAAATTCAGCTGATGGAG GTCCATGCGTTGGTAAAGTCAATGTTATCTCTGAAGAGCATTACATAGAACAGATTCAGCAATTATCTGAGAAG ATTGCAGGCCTGAAAATTTCTATGGATAGCGCGGAGAAAGAAAGAGACTTCTACTTTTCTAAGCTGCGCGACATTGAGATACTGTGTCAAAGACCAGAGTTGGAGCATCTTCCG ATGACCAAGGCTGTACAGAAGATACTTTATGCGGCTGATGCAAGAGATTCGCCATTGCCTGAGGCTAATGAAATAATCACCCGGTCACCAAGCATGTTCCCAGATGAAGCCTAG
- the LOC127769703 gene encoding uncharacterized protein LOC127769703 isoform X2 yields the protein MAMTLRFPAGGATSVPAAMPHRVPMATAPSRLPATVAMALVSLRYPGLECSISTPSAAIRLTPINSATHFDVLRLRARRTDGEDDVSALPEIDGAASALPCTASTASPRSCVPGFPNTQSAFPNTRLSLLGWILKLVQERFSGDPSLLSSLLVLLIGGWQTAYFKEAVERRIKGSMRIPPCILTIFTFCAAVATLLYKAVKASEELDGIISHLIKKFEKLLESHDVKTQSEKLPEPREAEAKSQAKEVKTQDKEQLGNAAINMMHYRSNWAANVEQVNRNSM from the exons ATGGCGATGACGCTCCGCTTCCCCGCGGGCGGCGCGACCTCGGTGCCTGCGGCCATGCCCCACCGCGTCCCCATGGCGACCGCGCCCTCTCGCCTCCCCGCGACGGTGGCCATGGCGTTGGTATCGCTCCGCTATCCGGGCCTGGAATGTTCG ATTTCGACTCCTTCCGCGGCCATCCGCCTTACCCCGATCAACTCGGCCACCCACTTCGACGTGTTGCGCCTGCGCGCGCGCAGGACTGACGGGGAAGACGATGTCTCGGCACTCCCGGAGAtcgacggcgccgcctccgcgcttCCCTGCACCGCCTCCACTGCCAGTCCTCGTAGCTGCGTCCCCGGCTTCCCCAACACCCAGAGCGCCTTCCCCAACACCCGGCTCTCCCTCTTGGGCTGGATTCTCAAATTAGTCCAGGAGAGATTCTCAGGAGATCCTAGTTTACTCTCAAGCTTATTGGTTCTTCTGATCGGTGGTTGGCAGACTGCTTACTTCAAGGAAGCTGTAGAAAGGAGGATCAAGGGATCCATGCGCATTCCTCCCTGTATCCTCACCATTTTCACGTTCTGTGCGGCTGTAGCAACATTGCTGTACAAAGCGGTCAAAGCTAGCGAAGAGTTAGATGGCATCATCTCGCATCTCATCAAGAAATTCGAGAAGCTTCTAGAGTCCCATGATGTGAAGACGCAATCTGAGAAGCTTCCGGAGCCTCGTGAGGCCGAGGCGAAGTCGCAGGCTAAGGAGGTGAAGACTCAAGACAAG GAGCAATTGGGCAATGCAGCAATTAACATGATGCACTACAGGAGCAATTGGGCAGCAAACGTAGAGCAAGTGAACCGCAACAGTATGTAG
- the LOC127769703 gene encoding uncharacterized protein LOC127769703 isoform X1, whose protein sequence is MAMTLRFPAGGATSVPAAMPHRVPMATAPSRLPATVAMALVSLRYPGLECSISTPSAAIRLTPINSATHFDVLRLRARRTDGEDDVSALPEIDGAASALPCTASTASPRSCVPGFPNTQSAFPNTRLSLLGWILKLVQERFSGDPSLLSSLLVLLIGGWQTAYFKEAVERRIKGSMRIPPCILTIFTFCAAVATLLYKAVKASEELDGIISHLIKKFEKLLESHDVKTQSEKLPEPREAEAKSQAKEVKTQDKS, encoded by the exons ATGGCGATGACGCTCCGCTTCCCCGCGGGCGGCGCGACCTCGGTGCCTGCGGCCATGCCCCACCGCGTCCCCATGGCGACCGCGCCCTCTCGCCTCCCCGCGACGGTGGCCATGGCGTTGGTATCGCTCCGCTATCCGGGCCTGGAATGTTCG ATTTCGACTCCTTCCGCGGCCATCCGCCTTACCCCGATCAACTCGGCCACCCACTTCGACGTGTTGCGCCTGCGCGCGCGCAGGACTGACGGGGAAGACGATGTCTCGGCACTCCCGGAGAtcgacggcgccgcctccgcgcttCCCTGCACCGCCTCCACTGCCAGTCCTCGTAGCTGCGTCCCCGGCTTCCCCAACACCCAGAGCGCCTTCCCCAACACCCGGCTCTCCCTCTTGGGCTGGATTCTCAAATTAGTCCAGGAGAGATTCTCAGGAGATCCTAGTTTACTCTCAAGCTTATTGGTTCTTCTGATCGGTGGTTGGCAGACTGCTTACTTCAAGGAAGCTGTAGAAAGGAGGATCAAGGGATCCATGCGCATTCCTCCCTGTATCCTCACCATTTTCACGTTCTGTGCGGCTGTAGCAACATTGCTGTACAAAGCGGTCAAAGCTAGCGAAGAGTTAGATGGCATCATCTCGCATCTCATCAAGAAATTCGAGAAGCTTCTAGAGTCCCATGATGTGAAGACGCAATCTGAGAAGCTTCCGGAGCCTCGTGAGGCCGAGGCGAAGTCGCAGGCTAAGGAGGTGAAGACTCAAGACAAG AGCTAG
- the LOC127771663 gene encoding uncharacterized protein LOC127771663, whose translation MAMSSATMASSLRCCPSAGALFRRPVGTRPGPDRVSAGLLRCSKRGNGVVGLRLSCAAASPASGCSEALPPSPAPGSYTLPGSPWWAENLSEEDATYFSLADSDPPGKGREEMDAIWHALVSGPLERVFRVLREIGAAGNLFRCRSFHIGILSGALLVIAGFSQLCNMTPFLFVDIVLGYMFYKLSILAAELQRNGRANNICARIQLVLLFVLSFKDSRGYQGTYGVLAGLIWFLNVQLYFRTVYYEMVGTNYIRLFWLGVYRILQSKGGLIKVAKGLIMYGCKWKKEN comes from the exons ATGGCGATGAGCTCCGCCACAATGGCGTCTTCTCTCCGGTGCTGCCCATCAGCCGGCGCCTTGTTCCGCCGGCCAGTGGGGACGCGGCCCGGCCCCGATAGGGTTAGCGCTGGCCTTCTTCGATGCAGCAAGCGTGGCAATGGAGTCGTTGGCTTGAGGTTGTCCTGCGCGGCCGCGTCTCCCGCTTCTGGCTGCTCGGAAGCCCTGCCGCCATCTCCTGCTCCAGGCTCGTACACACTGCCCGGATCGCCGTGGTGGGCGGAGAACTTGTCCGAAGAAGACGCCACGTATTTTTCTCTCGCGGATTCCGACCCCCCTGGGAAGGGCCGGGAGGAGATGGACGCTATATGGCATGCTCTTGTGTCCGGCCCCCTCGAACGCGTCTTCCGCGTGCTGCGGGagatcggcgccgccggcaacctcTTCCGCTGCCGCAGTTTCCACATCGGCATCCTCTccg GTGCTTTGTTAGTTATCGCCGGTTTTAGCCAACTATGCAACATGACACCATTCCTTTTCGTGGACATTGTTCTTGGATATATGTTCTACAAGCTAAGCATCTTAGCAGCAGAGTTGCAAAGGAACGGCAGGGCAAATAACATATGTGCACGGATACAACTAG TTCTGTTATTTGTTTTGTCTTTCAAGGATAGCCGTGGTTATCAG GGCACGTACGGCGTCCTTGCAGGATTGATCTG GTTCCTTAATGTCCAACTATACTTCCGAACCGTCTACTATGAGATGGTTGGCACCAACTATATCCGACTCTTCTGGCTTGGGGTTTACAGAATATTGCAAAGCAAAGGTGGTCTTATAAAAGTGGCAAAGGGTCTCATTATGTATGGATgcaaatggaaaaaagaaaactag
- the LOC127772257 gene encoding uncharacterized protein LOC127772257: protein MSSRVRNRAAIGDTALPLPCGGDSGDFVPSGGDSGVFVPRGGDSGVFVPRGGDSGVFVPRGGDSGVFVIPASSSGCLPSLLASPVVTRRSHTRARRPKSDGTNSPLPDGDDTLADDAISTLPDTEATSCAPATPQIPDSNAAASTLFERFVYISTGGSSMSGTGTSTLFLFLHVVSALLITAVKNPSIRKKVADQVGHRVRLSPSVLSVFVFSSAAIAFTYDAIKSGKELEGLGSYFLKITKTGKYSGCHQNIDKKQELNKETP, encoded by the exons ATGAGTTCGCGTGTTCGTAATCGAGCAGCGATCGGCGACACCGCCCTCCCGCTTCCCtgcggcggcgactccggcgacTTCGTTCccagcggcggcgactccggcgtCTTCGTtccccgcggcggcgactccggcgtCTTCGTtccccgcggcggcgactccggcgtCTTCGTtccccgcggcggcgactccggcgtCTTCGTGATTCCGGCGTCTTCGTCGGGCTGCCTTCCGTCTCTG TTGGCTTCCCCCGTCGTCACCCGCCGCTCCCACACACGAGCACGAAGGCCCAAGAGCGACGGCACCAACTCCCCCTTGCCCGACGGTGATGACACCCTGGCCGACGACGCCATCTCCACCCTGCCCGACACCGAGGCCACAAGCTGCGCACCGGCCACGCCGCAGATTCCAGACagcaacgccgccgcctctaCCCTGTTTGAGCGATTTGTGTACATTTCTACAGGTGGATCATCCATGTCGGGCACGGGCACATCCACTTTGTTCCTGTTTCTCCATGTTGTATCTGCACTTCTTATCACAGCTGTGAAGAATCCCAGCATCCGGAAGAAGGTTGCCGATCAAGTTGGGCACCGAGTCCGATTATCTCCATCTGttctttctgtttttgttttctcctCTGCCGCCATTGCATTCACGTATGATGCCATTAAGTCCGGCAAGGAGCTCGAAGGTCTTGGTTCTTATTTTCTTAAGATTACCAAGACGGGGAAGTACAG tggCTGCCACCAGAACATCGACAAGAAGCAGGAACTTAACAAAGAGACCCCGTGA